The following coding sequences are from one Zalophus californianus isolate mZalCal1 chromosome 5, mZalCal1.pri.v2, whole genome shotgun sequence window:
- the LOC113929090 gene encoding nuclear transport factor 2-like yields MGDKPIWEQIGSSFIQHYYQLFDNDRTQLGAIYIDASCLTWEGQQFQGKAAIVEKLSSLPVQKIQHSITAQDHQPTPDSCIISMVVGQLKADEDPIMGFHQMFLLKNINDAWVCTNDMFRLALHNFG; encoded by the coding sequence ATGGGAGACAAGCCAATTTGGGAGCAGATTGGATCCAGCTTCATTCAACATTACTACCAGTTATTTGATAATGACAGAACCCAACTAGGCGCAATTTATATTGACGCATCATGCCTTACATGGGAAGGACAGCAGTTTCAGGGGAAAGCTGCCATTGTGGAGAAGTTGTCTAGCCTTCCGGTCCAGAAAATCCAGCACAGCATCACGGCACAGGACCATCAGCCCACGCCAGATAGCTGCATCATCAGCATGGTTGTGGGCCAGCTCAAGGCTGATGAAGACCCCATCATGGGGTTCCACCAGATGTTCCTATTAAAGAACATCAACGATGCTTGGGTTTGCACCAATGACATGTTCAGGCTTGCCCTGCACAACTTTGGCTGA